From the genome of Phlebotomus papatasi isolate M1 chromosome 2, Ppap_2.1, whole genome shotgun sequence:
ttttaacactttttatatgCTATGTTTATTCACGATGAAGCTAAAATATTCcgtagaattaaatatttaattacatatgAATAAGTTCTTTATTATCATTAGGAAGACATTTTTTTATCTTCAAGTGTACTAGAACCTTTCTTACTAAAAACCAAAAACTTTTCACATTtcattatatgatttttttgcatttttttttttacagaaaattatGTCACGACAGTTATTTGTACGtcgtttttataaaaaaaaatgcagttgTTTATCACAGAAAAGTCTATTTTTACACTATATAATTACTGTTATTAAAAGATAAAAGAATGCGAGAAATTAGAAAGAGAAAATGGTTTTAGAAGAGTTTTTCATGctgcattaatttttattcactcTCATTACCATATCTTGCTTAATATTGAGCAGGGTTCTAATTAAGAGTATGAGAATTAATTGCCGCTGTACACTAAAGTGTTTTATCTCTTAATTTTCAGTTGGGTGGTGCCATTGTCTTTGGCTTGGGCCTCTGGACACTCATCGATCAGAACTTTGCCAGCGAACTCTTCGGCACAAATTTATTCACGGGAGCCGTATGGGTTCTGGTCATAACATCTGGCATCACCTGCGTTCTTTCGTTCTTTGGCTGCATGGGAGCCGCCAAGGAAGTCAAGTGCATGCTTCTCACAGTAAGTATAGGAGAGGAAAGAGAGACATACCGATAATTTTCTATGtgatttacttttaaaatgaGTGTCAATTGGTAAGACCTCACATCAAAAATGGAGATCAACTTGGTCACCACCACGTggttgtttgtaattttttttaacacattgACCCTGGCCCTGTTTTTCATACACTTCTGGCCGTGTGATCTCTCCAGTCAGTCACACAACTCTCGATTTAACATTAGTGAATTCCTAATGAATGAGCCATTTATTGACTTTTGTCAATGGCGTTAGGCAGGGTTCACAGTTTCTTTCTATCTATTCTTATTTAATAGTCTTTATATTGTgcaaaaattataaacaaagatttataaaaaaaaataaaaattaaaaatcaagaaaggaTACGTAAAGAAACACGTAGGGGAAGTCATTGGAGAGAATTTGGGGAATTTTTTTCCGCTCCAAAAATcttgcttgtaatttgggacagcttgtaattttggacactttgagggtaaagttggacactacaaactaattgataaaatttattgaattttcttcgaatatttaatgaataattttttttttcatttaaatatttattcatttgaatGTAATTTGAATTaacatttatttgttttgtaCAGTACAGTGCAAAAGATCCTTTATGAGAAATATGACACGCCtttatattttacttaaaatctTGTTTTGCAATGGAGAAGTACTAATCTCTTCGATATTTTCaagtaatattattaaatattcatttgatATTGTATTGATTCACATTGTCAGTGATTAATTCAATAAGCCAGAAGCGCCAAAAGTGAAATATGCCTTCCGAACAACGTTTATCGTGTAAGTAATATACTATTTTGTCAGAGATTCATCACAGAGAGTGCCGGAAAGGCAAGGGTAATACGAGAAACTAAGTTAACTCTgtttaatactatttttttttttttgaaatgtttctgGGCTCCTTGGAACAGGAATACTTGAAAAACTTACTCATAAACAGGTAGACTTGTTAAATTGGTTATTTGAAATGAACGAAAATGTGCATCCTATTACGATAAATTAACTGTGCAAAATTACAAGcagtgtccgaaattacaagcaaggcctctaaaattaaaattaaattcatttttatatttttattcatttttatgcccaacgcacaataacttttgtttagtaagcaTATTTTTGACCTTTCAATGGGAataagtgagatctagatctagccatctcgctcattctcatgggaaattttgcaaacatgtttacGGACAAAAGCTATTTTGCGCTGGttattaaaagtaatagaattaattttagagaaaacaaagacaataaactactTTATAAGCATCCAGACAACGGGATctggaatcttcgttttttttcattttgttttttacgcttttgtttttcccagtttgcctttggaatctttgtcttcggtaatctttgttttttggaaactttgtctttggaaatcttgtctttcatacattttgcggAAGTATCGATAGTATATTTTATTACTTCCCACAAATTTTTCTTTATgctgaaaatttccctttgccacaAAAAGGGCGAAACTAATAAATTCAAAGAAACGccgaaaatttccctttgtcctaaCAATGGAGACTGATCATTAAAGCGCTTGATATTCAACTCTAAACATAGCCTAAATCccttatctttataaaattgtaaaatatatgaaagacaagatttccaaagacaaagtttccaaaaaaaacaaagatttccGAAGACAAGGATTCCAAAGATAaattgggaaaaacaaaagtgtaaaaaacaaaatggaaaagaCTAAGATTCCGTAAACCCCAGACAACACTACtggagagaaatccgaaaaagttaaaataacattccgggaatgttaattttaccctgcagtattgatccgaaatcggtgtaaatattaccctttttaagtgtattatgggttaaagttaccatttttcatgttgattttaccctcagaaggtgtaaaattaacattaaaaatgttgatatatttttacacccgaaaagtgttgtTTTggcgaaaaaaagttaatcgtagcctctttttttctcataataattAGATATCCAAtaagaagtgtccgatattgcaaactgtccgaaatttggcagagTTTCCCTGTTGGCCACTTTTTTGCCCTCTTTGTAACTCCTTTCGGGCTAGCTTAAAGTAAAACTTAAGTCAATGATATTCTACATACATTCATGAGTTTCCTagcgatttttcaaaaaaaagcaaTCTCACTCAGATTTCAATCATTGTTTAAAAGATCAACCTTCTCAATTCCGAGGCTAGGGTAAGAATTAAAGATTTTCCGAAATAAACACCAATGACGCTTAATTTACAAACTCATCTAAAACTATTCAGTTTAAAGGTCTTCCCACGATCAACTTTAACTTGGGACAAGTTAAAGAAGTTTGACATTGCAATTCCAGTTTATTTTTGGAAGATTGTCGAGTTTTCCTGCTTAAAAAGAAATTCGACACTTTAAAATGAAAGATCTTTATCGGATAATACGAATTAAATCAACTTTTTAACGGTCAATTTCAAGAATTAAAGCTTAAAATAAGCCTCTGTGAATTGgttagaaaaaaacattttcctaACATAAATTATATTGCAAATAGGATGACTAATTCTAAATCagctttttgaaataaataaatttatttacttcagtggaaaaatatttcattggaaTGTGACTCATTTATTTTTGCGAATGTCGATTGGAATGAATTAACTGACTTTTACCTCTGTTCAATGCCAGTACTTCATCATCCTCTTCCTCATCTTCGTGACGATGCTTATTGGCGGTATACTGGGCTATGTGTTCCGAGAGAAGGTGGGCCAAACGATGCGTCAGGAGATGCACTCATCCCTCCGGCTCTATGGCAATCGACGAACTGTGACTGATGCATGGGATCACACCCAGAGTCGTCTTCGATGCTGCGGCGTTGAATTCTACCGTGACTGGACAATCCATGGACGTATTCCTGAGTCCTGCTGCCAGGAGACATTCGGTGGGCAGAGGAAACCCTGCGTTGAGTCACCTACACCGGCCAATATCTACAACAAGGGATGCTTCAATGTCACAGCGACGTACGTTCGAGATCATGCAGCGATTGTCGGTGGAGCTGGAATTGGTGTGGCAATTCTCATGGTAAGTATCATTGATGCCCCCATGGTCTCCAATAATCATTAATATTATTCTCCAATGCCCTCCACAGATATTTGGTATGATATTCTCATGTGCACTATTTAAGATGATAGAGTGACGACAGCGGTACAACTCCCATTTTTTCAACTTGTAAGTCGGATCTGATCCCTCCTTAAGGTTGATTCATCACAATTTTATCGTCTTCTATCACTCCGAAGCCCTCCAATATTAAGAAGAAACTCAAGCACTCTTTAAATGTCCTTTTTTGTCAatctcattttaatatttttttttagattaagtGTAAACGCTGACCTGTAAtctcttatttttttgtaatgtgTAACGTAAAAGTCTAAGCAATAaaacaatattataaaaatttttcaatataatttttatttatttttattttgtcttCTTAAGCCTAAATACATTTGACTTTAAATCGTTtgttaaaaatgataaaattacaaaaatattctttttttctttaccaaCTATTAAACACTTATGGATGGGAGGAAAGGGTCAGACATTTAAATCTTGGCAGAATCAACACAATTAGGCTATTAATCTTACATTATCACAGAAATTAGAgataaaaacaatattaaatgTTGTGCAATAGTCACTGTACATAATCTAATATCTTTTTAATAATCCTTAATCTAATGTTACTTTTTTGCAAGTTTTAATCAAaatctaattaatatttcacttacattaaaattaaaaaaaaaataagacgtGCTTTATTTTATATCCCTGATAATAGTTTAgcgtgaaatttttaaaattacttcaCTTTTCCCCGATTTGCAATTATTTGTGGTTTACTTTTAGTTTCTACAGAAATACATCGAAcatcaaaatttgtaaatgCAGATAAAAATTCGTtctcttaacatttttttacaaaatttaacttgcacaaaaaaattaccatatcaataaaatatgtaaaaatatttcgtataaaatagaaaaatagaatGGAAATCAAGCCTGATtataatataggtatttttcaATATCGATCACAAAATATAGTACAAGAAATTATTTGCAAAACCTGATAAATTAGAAAATCAAGAGCTCACGTacgatataaatatttaaagttaaaaaattcTCTATGAcatctacacacagaaaaattttgactctaaatttaataatatataagatcctgggaacttaaattggacgtgaatccccgaggcgttcaagtttagaagctctgaacgaaagaaatgagctagaatccctagctctttcaaattaagagatcgggaacttaagttcagcattagctggaaaatgaaaaatgtctacagatttgcaactaaaactaaatgatcaaaggatttagaattagggcattggcattcattggatgggatttgaaattaaatagaattatatggaattaaatagaattttccatttttctgtgtgtagggtaaatgtcctaattcaaaacaatttccagacgctttaactttgacagaagattcaacacattaagttcatattttttctgaagagaattacataaatttgctccttgactcttctaagaatgttactgtttagtgaaaattccttagttataatttgaaaacttcttaaataaaagataaatacgcgagcgtaaaatgcttctattggaaacaattaatccaaatggagacaaaggatgtttctaattggagacaaacagtgtaagttcTCGCAtaagctctctctctctctctctgtatttgttcttattcctggtcttttcacctttttcatctaaaacaataaataaaatctctccaaaaaaatcatatttccggggtttcctattgaagcatttgcagacacttcagaaaaactctttttgttcacgaaataaggtaattatttcatttgaaaacttcacgtaccgttaacaataaagattagcacttaatttaactaaaattagccagaaatatgacataaatgttaaacaaaacgaataaacaacagtcacctattgcgcttttcattggaaaacgtggtcgatttatgaaaaattcgacggtgaaaaggtacacttttaatttttctgagaaattaacaaattaaaatttgtgaatatgaatggattttcgctttatttggagcaaaattaactaaataatgaaactgtggtatagaaaatatataaatataataatttagtggCCGGAGACAATAGAAGTAATTAATTTGTCATGCAATTTTTGTCgaagggaaaataaaaaaaaaagttatcattttCTAGTTACAATCATCTCAGTTGTTAATaacgctggcacaccttttcatttGATTGGAattcaattgattaaaattttactttttactttttcaatctaaaatcagatttgaattgaaattgaaaattaaattttggctccggcacacttttCAGGCCAGGAAAATCTCAGGAAATCGAAATTCAGAttactttctttctcacacgttttgcatatgtctatctcattctttcgcacttcaaattcgattaagtaaattgaatttatgtgatgtttaagagaagaaaagtgcgaaagaatgagatagatatatgcaaagcatgtgagaaaaaaatggattcgaatttcatgaaatcgaaattcataaatccctttttctttctcaaatattttgcatatctGTCCCACTCTCCCACTCAatttcattcttcttcttcttttgcacATCAAAACTAAttcaattacagtagactctcgctcaatcggctctttttcaatcgggcgaaaaattttgttgacaatttacacgtttaattatgaagcaaatttgctcaaattctctgtagttcttcctattttatcgtgattctttataattgagcgctttttgtggaatttacaaaggctttgacgcccaaatctatcgataaaccggatgacactttgccccaaatgcccaattgagagagagactattataattcaatttaattttgagtggaaaaaaaaacgagtgaggtatttataaatcatttgagaagggatgtgaattctgatttgacgaaattttcctgatctaaaaggtgtgacggaggctttaattttaatttgacaaaaagagATAATTATATCTTATTTCTGTTTGAAAGGCGTAAAATATCAATCGACTGAATTTCACTTAATTGAGAGCTTCATTTTTTATAGatctattttttgtaaaaatttaagatttttgtggtcccggcacatcttttagatcgagaaaattccatgaaaacaaaattcacatccctttctttctcacacgctttgattatgtctatctcattctttcgcactccaaatttgattgagctaaattgaatttggagtgatgtatAAAAGAAGAAGACTGCGAAAGAAAGAAATACACATACGCGAAGCATGTgagaaagggatttgaattccgacttcatgaaattctcctgatctaaaacgtgtgccggagtcattatggcttcggcacaccttttagatcagcaaaatttcattaagtcgaaATTGGAATGCCTTTCTTCCTTCCTTtcttcaatttagctcaatcgaatttggagtgcaaaagaatgagatagacatacgcaaaatgtgtgagaaagGGATtccaatttcaacttcatgaaattttcgtgatctcaaaagtgtgccggagccattaatgATCAAAAatcttactgatcaattttaatttatcgcCGATCGGATAATGCCTTCTGCACGCTTTTCAGATCAGcatgatttcatgaaatcaaaattcgcgtccctttctcactcagaagatttgcataagtctatacccctctttcggtctcaaaattagactgaactaaatttaatttggtgtgatatttagaagaagaagaagagtgcgaatgaGTAGTATAGATATAGGCAAAGCTTTAAAAAAGaaccctatagccaacggccgcagcgattccactggatttccagcagccttttctgccaagtccgctgattttaccgctaaaaatccgcgtggagTTCCCTGGATTTTGCCGCTtaaaatccgcgtaagctttcgagatggaatttgacgctaaatttcttgctagtgttccatggacgtttgcggaactttgtataggaccgtctaataataaatgtccgcgagtttccatggacttttctctgacgaatatttccacgtctTTTCCCATGGATTATTAGCGGTATAAtcggaaaaatcctctttatttccacgaaattctccgtaGAAATTTCCATCcaacggccttagaggcttccgtggtttaatattacggaattccacttttccagtgaatttttttcatatttttcttcaaaataattcctaaaattgattaaaaatggcgtggaattttcatagagaatttccacaaaaaatcaTCCATAAATaatggacgatcagtgccaattggcaacTTGGAACTTGAGagtattcatctatcagacgaacactcagttgttctacttttgagttgaccatatcgttcatttgagtatgtctagctcgcaagaattatagcgttagggcgaaaaataattgcagaattttcgtatttacttccatggagtcttgaccggaaagatatcagaaaatattctcggaatattcaatggaaattttgtttcaatttccaGAGAATACTCTAAgataattgcaagaaaatacttaggattttttttcaaggaaatccacgcgaaaaaacgctgataactccgcagaatgccaagcggaatattagcgtttatttccccGGAAGCTCACGCGGAAAAATAGGAGATAAATTCCAGGAATTTTTCCATTACTGTGAAACGTTGCGCCCGATCGGCTACAGCTACAgggagatgtgaattttgactttat
Proteins encoded in this window:
- the LOC129803580 gene encoding tetraspanin-9, whose protein sequence is MGSGGRMDSCGQCMKYSMFGVNFLIFLGGAIVFGLGLWTLIDQNFASELFGTNLFTGAVWVLVITSGITCVLSFFGCMGAAKEVKCMLLTYFIILFLIFVTMLIGGILGYVFREKVGQTMRQEMHSSLRLYGNRRTVTDAWDHTQSRLRCCGVEFYRDWTIHGRIPESCCQETFGGQRKPCVESPTPANIYNKGCFNVTATYVRDHAAIVGGAGIGVAILMIFGMIFSCALFKMIE